The Paraburkholderia dioscoreae DNA window GCCCTCGCCTGCGGCGAGCCAGTCGCGTTGCCATTGTGCGTAGTCGGCATACTGGACGGTCAGTGCGGGCAACTGCGGCTCGTGTCCCATCGCGAAGGCAGCGTAAGCGGTTCGCAGTTCGTCGAAGGCGCAGCGCGAACTCCAGCCGTCGCTGACCGAATGATGCGTGGTGAGGAGGAAACGCTGCGTGTCGTCAGCAAGCGTGACGAGCGCGGCACGCACCAGCGGCCCTTGCGACAGATCGAAAGCCGCGCCAACCTGCTGTTCCGTCAACGCCGCCAGTCGCGATGCGCGCTCATCCTCGCAGCACGCGCGCAGATCGATTTGCGCGATCGGCACCGGCAAACGGGCGTGGATGCGTTGCACGACAATGCCGTCGTCGGACTCGACCAGCGTGGTTCGCCACGCCTGATGACGCGCGATCAGACAATCGAGCGCGCGTTGCAACGTGCCGATCTCGAGTGTGCCCTGCACGTCCCATTGCACCGCAACGTGGTAGGCCGCGCCGGCGTCCTGTGTTTGCGCGAGCACCCAGAACCGCTGTTGCGCGAACGAGGCGGCACGATCGACGAACGGCGCGTCAGCGGTACGCACAACCGTGATTGAATGTGAACCTGCCGACGTTTCAGTCTCACTGGCATCGATCAGACGCGCCAACGCTTCGAGCGGTTGATCGTCGAACAACGTGTCGAGCCGCAGATTCACGCGCCATTCGATCCGAATCGCCGCCTGCAATTGCATCGCCGCGAGCGAGTCACCGCCGCGTGCGAAAAAGCGATCGTTGCAGCCGATCGGCGCCGGATCGTTCAACAGCTTTTGCCAAAGCGCCGCAAGGCGCGTTTCGATGCGGGTCCGAGGCGCGACATGATTCGAATCGATCACGGCCGGCAGCGTAGCAACGAAGTCGCGCAGTGCTGTGCGATCGAGCTTGCCGTTCAATGTATAAGGCAGGCGCTCGAAGCGCACGAAGCGATGCGGCATCCAGGCCTGCGGCAAATGCGCGGCGAGATGAGCTTGCAGCGCGGCATCATCGGGTTCGAGCGCATCTTGCAGCACGACGCAGGCGATCAGTTGCGTGCGGCCTCCGGCCGCTTCGGCCAGCACACCCGCATCGGCCACGGCCGGGTGGGTCAGCAGACAAGCCGCGATTTCGCCGGGTTCGACGCGCACGCCGCGCACCTGAACCTGATCGTCGATGCGGCCGAGATAATCGAACGAGCCGTCCGCGCGTTCGCGCGCGAGGTCGCCGGTGCGGTAGATCCGCTCGCCCGGCTCGCCGGTCGGGTCCGGCAGGAAACGTTCGGCCGTCAGCGCCGCGCGGCCATGATAGCCGCGCGCGAGGCACACGCCGCCGAGCAGCAGTTCGCCGGCTTCGCCCTGTTGCGCCGCGCCGTCGATGCGCGCCACGCGCCGGCCGATCGGCCAGCCGATCGGCAGCGATGCAAAGCCGTTGCTTCCTTCGAGCGCCGGCGTCATTCCCGGATCGACGGGCCACAGCATCGGCGAGATCACGGCCTCGGTCGGCCCGTAGCCGTTGACGAGACGTACCGACGGGAACACGCGGCGGATTTCATCGAAACTGTCCTGCGACATCGCTTCACCGCCGAACAACAGCGTGCGCAGCGAAGGCGGCACGCCGAGGCGCGCGCAAACGTTCGCGAACTCGCGCACATAAGCGGGCGGCAGCGTCGTATTGGTGATGCCTTCGCGCAGCATGAAGGCATGCGTGGTTTCAGGCGCGAACGGCGGCGGATCGCTGATCACCACACTGCCGCCGACGGCAAGCGGTACTAACCATGCTTCGATGGAGACATCGAAATTGACCGACGCAAAATGCAGCACGCGGTCGGTGGCCGCGATCGGCAACGACCCGGCAAGCGCCTCGCCATGCGCGGCAAGCGGTCCGTGTTCGACAGCCACCGCTTTTGGCGTGCCTGTCGAGCCAGACGTGTAGATCATGTATGCCGCCGCTCGCGGATGAACCGGCGTGTCTTCGTCGTCGAAACAGGGTGCCGCCGCGTCTGTGGTGGCAGCGCTTTCCACGTGAAAGCACTCTCTGAAGCGCGCACGCATCGCCGCATCGGCGGAATCGTCGACAATGCCGTGCATGAGTCCCGCATCCCGCGCAACCCAATCGAGGCGCGCTGGCGGATGGAGCGGATCGAGTGCGACGAACACGCCGCCCGCCTTCAATACGGCAAGCAACGCGACGAACAGATCGCACGACCGTGCAACGCATACGCCCACACGCACCTCAGTCGTCACACCTGCCGCGCGCAGCCGTGCCGCGAGCCGCGCCGCGCGACTATCCAGTTCGCCGCGCGTCAGCCGCACGGTAGACGGCGTGAATGACGCCAGCGCGGGCGCATCGGGATCGATGCGCGCCATAGCGCGGATCTGCTGGTGCAATGCAATCGGGAAGCTCGTCATGGGCATGGAATCCGTTAGAACTGGCCGCGTTGGCCAAGTCGCAGGCCGCAATGGGCCGCTTCATTGGTGTGACGATCCGCCATCGCAAATCTTTACCGCGCGCAGCGTTTTTATTTGGACTGCATCTTTTTGATGTGGCAGATGGCAGCGCGCGGTAAATGTTTGCGTCGCCCATTCGTCTATCAGGCGAGGGGCGATTCTTCGCGCCCCGCTGAATGGCTGCATGCACGCATGCGCTGCGATTCACCGATCCATTGCGACCCACTGCGACACCTTGCCGATGACCGCTGCCAACGAGCGCTACGACGCGCCACCCTCGTCTTCTTCATCTTCCGCCAACCCTGCGGGCAAGCCCGCCATGCGCCTGATCGTTGCGTTGCTCAAACGTTCACGCGGCTCGTTCGCGATCGCGCTGACGGCGTGCGTGCTGAACGGCATTGCCAGCGTGCTGCTCGTTGCGACCTTGAGCCGCGCGCTGTCGCAGCCGGGCGCCGCCGATATGTCGCTCGCCATGCGTTTTGCGCTGTGCGCGATCGTCGCGCTCGTCACGCGTGTGATTACCGGCGTGCTGTTCGCGCGCCTCTCGCAAGACACGATGGCGCAGTTGCGCGAACACGTCGCGCGCCGCGTCGCGGAAGCCGAATTGCGCGATGTCGAGCGCATTGGCGCGGCGCCCGTGCAGTCCGTGCTGACCGACGACGCCACCAACGTCTCGATGCTGTTCTTCGCGTTGCCCAATCTCGTGATGCACGGCTCGATCGTGTTCGGCTGCCTCGGCTATCTGGCGTGGCTGTCGTGGCCGGTCTGTCTGCTCGCGGTGGCCGCGATCCTGGTCGGCTCGCTCGGCTATCACGCCGGCGACAAGCGCGCAATCGCCTCGCTCGAAGCCGCGGGCCGTTCGCAGGACAAACTGTTCGGCTATCTCGGCGCGCTCTTCACCGGCGCGAAGGAACTGAAGCTGCACCAGGCGCGCTCGCGTCAGTTCGTGGACGGCCAGCTCGGCTCGGCCATCGACGAAGTGCGCGATCATCGGCGCCGGGCGTTCAGCGCGTATGCGGTCGGGGTCGGCTGGATCGTGTTCCTGTTTTACGTGTTTCTCGGTGTCGCGGCGTTCTGGCCGGCACTCGGCGTGCATGCGGACGCGCCTTCCACATCGGGCTACGTGGTGGTGTTCCTGTTCATGCTGTTGCCGCTGGACGGTCTGCTCAACAACGTGCCGACGCTGAATGCGGCACGCGTCTCGCTCGATCGCATCGAGAAGGTGATGGGCGAATTCGGCGCGCTGCGCACCTCGCCGCCGCCCGACGAGAACGCCTCGCACGCGCCGTATCGCACTCTCACGCTCAGCAATGTCACGCACTCGTACTTCCATGAGCGCGACGAGCGCATGTTCCGCGTCGGACCGGTCAATCTGACTTTCAGGCCGGGCGAGCTGGTGTTTATCGTCGGCGGCAACGGCAGCGGCAAGACGACGCTCGCGAAAGTACTCACCGGGCTCTACGAACCCGAAGACGGCACCATTGAACTGGACGGCAAACCGGTCGGCCTCGCCGAACGCGCCGCGTATCGTCAGCGCTTCACGGCCGTGTTCAACGACTTTCATCTGTTCGACGCGCTGCTCGGCATCGTCGATCCGAACGACGCCTCGCGGGCGCAGGCTGACGCCCGCGCGAACGCGCTGGTGGCGAAGCTCGCGCTCGATCACAAGGTGCAGGTCGTGAACGGCGCATTCTCCACGCGAGCGCTTTCCACCGGTCAGCGCAAACGCCTTGCGCTGGTTGTAGCGTATCTGGAAGACCGGCCGTTCTATCTGTTCGACGAGTGGGCTGCGGATCAGGATCCGCAGTTCAAGGCGGTGTTCTACGAACAACTGTTGCCGGAGCTGCGTTCGCGCGGCAAGACGGTGCTCGTGATCAGTCACGACGACCGCTATTTCCATCTCGCGGATCGTGTGCTGAAGCTGGAGAACGGCAGCATCGTCAGCGAGACGCATGGCTCGGCACAAGTGGTGCAGAACCCGTCGGCGGCCAACGGTACGATGGGTTGATGAGGTGAGCGCTCCGCATGCTGGGCGCCGTTTGTTCCGGCGCTCGGCTTGTTGAAGCGAGACTCGCCTACTTCTTTACTGCAGGCGCCGGCAGGGACAGCAACGTATCCGTCATCGTGTCGGCGAGTCGCAATGCGGACATCGGGCCGCCGAAACCCCAGATATTCCGTTCGACAAGTCCGACGCGCCCCGAACTTCGAGCCGGCACGAAACGCCAGATCGGCGAATCGAGTTTGGTGGCGAGCGGAACGTTCTTGTCCGTCGCGCTGACGAACAGCACGGTCAGCTTCGGCTTCTTCAACAGATCTTCAGAACTGACGTACGCGGTGCCTTCGCGAGTCGCTTCTGCCGGCCACAGGTTGAGCCCGAGCGCATGCGCGACACCCGCCGCCGTGCTGTTGCCGGTGAATGCCCAGTAGCGGTCCGGCAAACCCAATTCCTGCAGCCACGCGACCTGTTCGCCGCGGTGGCCCGCTTCGGCGAGGCGCTGGGCGTTGCGGGCAAAACCTGCATCGACTTGGGCCTCGACGGCAGTTGCCGCCTCTTCGCGTCCCGTCAGGCAGCCGATGGTGCGCAGAATCTTGCGACTCCAATCGAGTTGTGTAACGTGGGCGCCGTCTTCGGTAAAGTTCGGGCCGTATTTAAACAGCACGGTCGGCGCAATGCGTTCGAGCGCTGCAAAAATCGGCGCATGCCGCAAGCCGACGCCGAGAATCAGATCGGGCCTCGCCGCCGCGATTGCTTCGAGACTCGGTTCCTGCCGTGTGCCGACATCGGGCACCGACGCGAGACGCGCGTTGTCGTAGCCGATCCACACCGGGTAATACTCGGGATCGGCCATGCCGACCGGCGTGAGGCCGACCGCCGCGAGATCTTCAGCGAACATGAATTCGAGCACGACGATGCGCTTGGGCTGTGCGCGTAGCGATGGACTCGCTTGCGAGACGATCGGGTTGTCTGCGAGCGGTGTGCAGGTTTGCTGCTGTGCTTGTGTGATGCGGGCGCGAGATGGATTACTTGTACCCGCTGCGGGTGCAACGCTTTGACTGCCTTGCGCGAACGCATACGAACCGGAGAACAGTGCGGTCGCCACCGCAACGCTAACGCAAAGCTGCCTGAAACATAGGGGTTTCCTGGTCCGGCGCGACCGTGGCGCTGATATTGGCAATCTCGTCATTGCGGCGCAGCCTGCAATGCGATTTCCGCATCGCTCATCGTCAATAGCAAGGGGCAGCGTCCACACAGTTGCGTCTCTCCAGGAATTTCATAACGTACGCAGCACACCCGCCGTACGCTGAACGGGTTCGGCAAGCTCGCGGCGCGCGGCTTCGCCTGACGCACCGGCAGACGCAGCGGATTCGCCTCGCCATTGGCGGCAAGCGGACCAAACAGCCACGCGATGTCTTCGCTCAGATCGAATTGCGGCGCGCATTGTTCGAACAGGTAGTCCAGCAGATTGCCGGCGTTGCTCCACAACACGCGCGGCGCGATTCGGGTCATTGTGCACAGCGTTTCGATCACCGTATTCAGGTGATCGACGAGCGGTGCATAGCGGCGTGCCGGGTCGCATTCAACCGGCTGCAACGCGGCACGCGCGAAATATGCGGCGATGGGAAGACCGTCGCGCAGCACGATATGCGTGTTATCCGGCGACATGGCAAGCGGACGGCGCAGCAACGCTGCGGCGACGAATCCGGCGGTCGCCGCGAAGCCGAAGTAGTACTTGGTCCATTGCGACAGCAATGCGCGTGCATGCGTTTCGCGCTCGCCGCCGTAGAGCGTGACCATAGCATCGAGCAATTCGGTGCGACGGCCAGCCAGTTCGCTAGCGGGGATCACGGCTAGCGAAGCAGTCCGGTCATCGGCGAGGATCGGTTCCTCTACGGGGTTCGGCGTGCCGAGCCACACGTGCTCGAGATAATGCGCGATCGACTCCGGCGCAAAACCCGCGAAGCATTGCGCTCGCTCGTCGTCGTGGTGGGGTTGCCGCGTCACCGTTTGCCCCGCTTCTCGCGCCGAGCCTCCACGATCAGCAGTGCCAGCAGATAGGGCGCGCCGATCAGCGCGGTCAGCACGCCAGCCGGAATCTCACGCGGCGCCAGCAACGTGCGCGCCGCGATATCGGCCACCACCAGCACCAGCGCTCCACACGCCGCCGCCAGCCACAAGCGTGTGCGATGAGCACGCGCACCGAGCATCGACGCCAGATGCGGTGCCATCAAGCCGATAAAGCCGACCGGCCCCACGGCGGCCACCGCGGCGCATGCCGCCAGCGTCGCCACGCTCAGCACCAGCGGACGCAACACGCTGATCGGCAAACCCAGCGACGCGGCCTGGTCGTCGCCCAGGGCAAGCAGATCGAGCGGCCGCGCGAGCAACGCGAACACCGGCACGGCCAGCACGCACCACGGCAGCAGCGTCGTCACTTCGCCCCAACTGCGCCCATAGGTACCGCCGACCAGCCACACCACGAAGCGCGCGGGCTGCACGCTTTGCTGGGTGATGAGCCATTGCGACAGGGTCGTCCACAGCGTGCCGATCACGATGCCCGTCAACGCAACCGCGAGCGGCGCAT harbors:
- a CDS encoding cyclic peptide export ABC transporter gives rise to the protein MTAANERYDAPPSSSSSSANPAGKPAMRLIVALLKRSRGSFAIALTACVLNGIASVLLVATLSRALSQPGAADMSLAMRFALCAIVALVTRVITGVLFARLSQDTMAQLREHVARRVAEAELRDVERIGAAPVQSVLTDDATNVSMLFFALPNLVMHGSIVFGCLGYLAWLSWPVCLLAVAAILVGSLGYHAGDKRAIASLEAAGRSQDKLFGYLGALFTGAKELKLHQARSRQFVDGQLGSAIDEVRDHRRRAFSAYAVGVGWIVFLFYVFLGVAAFWPALGVHADAPSTSGYVVVFLFMLLPLDGLLNNVPTLNAARVSLDRIEKVMGEFGALRTSPPPDENASHAPYRTLTLSNVTHSYFHERDERMFRVGPVNLTFRPGELVFIVGGNGSGKTTLAKVLTGLYEPEDGTIELDGKPVGLAERAAYRQRFTAVFNDFHLFDALLGIVDPNDASRAQADARANALVAKLALDHKVQVVNGAFSTRALSTGQRKRLALVVAYLEDRPFYLFDEWAADQDPQFKAVFYEQLLPELRSRGKTVLVISHDDRYFHLADRVLKLENGSIVSETHGSAQVVQNPSAANGTMG
- a CDS encoding ABC transporter substrate-binding protein; protein product: MTRLPISAPRSRRTRKPLCFRQLCVSVAVATALFSGSYAFAQGSQSVAPAAGTSNPSRARITQAQQQTCTPLADNPIVSQASPSLRAQPKRIVVLEFMFAEDLAAVGLTPVGMADPEYYPVWIGYDNARLASVPDVGTRQEPSLEAIAAARPDLILGVGLRHAPIFAALERIAPTVLFKYGPNFTEDGAHVTQLDWSRKILRTIGCLTGREEAATAVEAQVDAGFARNAQRLAEAGHRGEQVAWLQELGLPDRYWAFTGNSTAAGVAHALGLNLWPAEATREGTAYVSSEDLLKKPKLTVLFVSATDKNVPLATKLDSPIWRFVPARSSGRVGLVERNIWGFGGPMSALRLADTMTDTLLSLPAPAVKK
- the fhuF gene encoding siderophore-iron reductase FhuF; translated protein: MTRQPHHDDERAQCFAGFAPESIAHYLEHVWLGTPNPVEEPILADDRTASLAVIPASELAGRRTELLDAMVTLYGGERETHARALLSQWTKYYFGFAATAGFVAAALLRRPLAMSPDNTHIVLRDGLPIAAYFARAALQPVECDPARRYAPLVDHLNTVIETLCTMTRIAPRVLWSNAGNLLDYLFEQCAPQFDLSEDIAWLFGPLAANGEANPLRLPVRQAKPRAASLPNPFSVRRVCCVRYEIPGETQLCGRCPLLLTMSDAEIALQAAPQ